ATTTCGGCAGCTCGCGCTCCATGATCTGCTCTTCGTACGTCACGACGTTCTCGCTGAGCGTCACGCCCGGCAGCAGGCGCACCTTCGAGCCGGTCGCGATGATGCAGTTGTCGAAGGTCACGCGCTCGCTCGAGCCGTCGGCCTTCGCGACGTCGATCGTATTCGCGTCCACGAAGGCGCCGCGGCCCTCGTACTCGGTGACCTTGTTCTTCTTCATCAGGTAGTGGATGCCGCCCACGTGGGTGTTCGACACCTTGCGGCTGCGGTCCCACGCGGCACCGAAGTCGAACGACACGTCGCCCGTGATGCCGAACAGATCGGCCTTGTGGTTGAACGTGTGCGCGAGGTCGGCGTTCTTCAGCAGAGCCTTCGAGGGGATGCAGCCGACGTTGAGGCAGACACCGCCCCAGTACTTCTCTTCGATGATCGCGACCGAGAGGCCGAGCTGTGCGGCGCGCACGGCCGCGACGTACCCGCCGGGCCCGGCGCCGAGGATGGCGACGTCGTAGTGAGGCATGGTCCCCAGCCTATCGCCCGGCCGGACCCTCCGATGCGCCGTCCGAGCCCTCTTCGGCGGCGGCCGCGCGACGCGGGCGCGACGCGATCAGGTACACCACGCCGGCGGCGAGGCCCGCCGCGATCACGATGCCGATGATCCACGGCCACGGGCTCGAGCCGGACGCCTCCACGGGCACCGGCGTCTCGGACGCGGTGGGGGAGGCGGATGCCGTCGGCTCGGGGGTCGGCGTGATCGTGACGGTCACCGTCGGCACCGGCGTCGGCTGCGCCTCCTCGACCGTGAACGCGAACTCGCCCGAGATCGGGTGCCCGTCGCTCGAGACGACCTTCCACAGCACCGTCACCTGTCCCGACGGGGTGCCGGTCAGCGGCTGGGTGAGGATGTTGTCGCGCACCGTCAGCGTGCCGTCGGTGAGATCGGCGCCGTCGGCGTCGGTCACCTCCACGACGTTGGCGCCCTCGTCGTCGGCGATTTCGGCGCTGAAGGTGAGGGTGAGCTCGGCGGGCAGTTCCGCGACCGTGCTGTCCGCGACCGGATCCGACGCGACGAGGTCGTCGTGCGCGAGGGCCGGCGGTGCGGTGGCGATGGCGCCGACGAGCGCGAGGGCCGCCGCGATGCCGGCGAGGATCAGGGTCTGCAGTCGGGAGGACATTCGGTCGGTCAGCACGTGACCGAGGCTACCGGGGTCTACCGCGCGACGGACAGCAGGCCTACCCTGTCCCCAGGCGGGCTGACCTGCCCGCTGATCACGAGGAAGTGAGGCGGGGCGATGGACGCCATGATGATGGGCGCCATGTCGAAGGACATGATGTCGATGCCCGGCATGGACACGATGGACATGACCGTGATGCAGGCCTGTATGGACGCCTGCTCGGCGTGCGAGCAGGCGTGCGTGGTGTGCTCGGCGCACATGGACGACTGCGCGGAGGCGTGCATGAACTGCGCCGACATGTGCAACACCATGATGCGATCGATGATGCGGATGCAGGGCATGACCCCGGCATCCATGATGGCGATGCTCGACGCGTGCATGGCCATGTGCCAGACCTGCATGGACGAGTGCAACTCGTGCGGCGCCGACGA
This region of Microbacterium thalassium genomic DNA includes:
- a CDS encoding copper resistance CopC family protein translates to MLTDRMSSRLQTLILAGIAAALALVGAIATAPPALAHDDLVASDPVADSTVAELPAELTLTFSAEIADDEGANVVEVTDADGADLTDGTLTVRDNILTQPLTGTPSGQVTVLWKVVSSDGHPISGEFAFTVEEAQPTPVPTVTVTITPTPEPTASASPTASETPVPVEASGSSPWPWIIGIVIAAGLAAGVVYLIASRPRRAAAAEEGSDGASEGPAGR